The DNA sequence GAGCCCTTTTGTTGGTTTGATCTAATGCTATTTCttgtcttccctttctcctccacaTCCActgcctccctctccttcctacttctttcctctccctccctccctctttcctctttgtccctcttcccccttccttctctctctcccccttgtttctcctcctctctttcctttctcctttctcctctctctccctttatccccCTTTTGCTCTTCCCTTTGTctactctctttctcctcccctcctcttttatCTCCTGCTtctggtcctggggattgaacccaggcattTGCCCAAGGCAGACACGTGCTCTGTAGTCACTTTCCCAGCCTGTTTACATCTTACCTCTAAGACAGTAAAGTTCCTCGGGGAGAAGCTTTTATTTCATAGATGATTCTCCCAGTTATGTGTACTTAGCATATCTTAGATGTGCCAGGAATATGCTGGAGACAAATACACACAATTTTTATCTGAGACAGCATCTTGCTCTATAGTCTTAGCTGACTTTAAACTGaaaatcctcctatttcagcagagaatgagcacaccagggtcttcagcaactgcaaacgaactccagacacatgtgtcccttgtgtatctgtcttacatgggtcctggggaattgaactggggaaattgaacctgggtcctttggctttacaggtaaacgccttaaccactaagccatctttccagctcctgtctcagcttcttatTAGGATCACAATATATTTTACTAAGCCTGtctgtgaaataaatatatatgtatgtggaagACATGAATGAAAGAAATTGGAATTTTCTTTGCCACGGACTTGACCCCTGTATATGTTTAGTTTGAGAGGATGACAGGTGGAAAGCTTTTATATACTGTGATCATAAAATTTGGTGATCGAACAGGACTGGGAATATTGCCTCAAGATTGATGAGTTAAAGTACCCATCTCTGTGCTTTATTTTCATAGTAAGACAATGTATTGTTGTCTGAGTGCACTTTTCTCCATTTCACAAGATGAGGACCCCGAAGTATGAGATCGGACAGCAGGTCTGTCCCTAAAGGATAAGGAATAATGCCTCTCATTTCTAAGTATAGTGTTCTTTCTAAAAGACCAAGTTAGTATTTCTATTTTAAGAAAGAGCACATGATGTCTGCTAATGGATGATAAATAGAAGCAAACTGGAAAATACCTTTTGTCTCTAGATTGTTGCGTCTCCTACTGGGTGAAGATCAAAAGGCTTCACCTCTTTTCAACTCTAAATTTAACAAATTGAGCTCTTCGGAGTTGTTTTTAAGTAGTTCAAAGAGAGACTTTTATGTCAGGAGTGAGCGTAGCTCCAAAGGTTGGACAGAAAGCTGTTTCCCTTCACCTTAAGATGGTGCCAGGACTTGAGTAGGTAACAAATTGCGATTGCAGACTTCTGCCTGCTGCGATTTAGTTGGTCATTTTTCAGGTCTCTTGCCTCTTTAGATCAGTTAAGTGGGAAGAGGCTGTATGAGCTGAAGCTGTTTAGCTCCCTTATCCTGTCCATGGCTCACCACAGCAGCACATCGACACCAAGCAGTCTCTGCGTCGGACCTGCTGTGTACATTGAAGCACACACCTGTGTTCCCTCTTTTCCTAGCATTGTTCTGacctggggtgtgggggggggggacacataaTCTTTCCAAGGGTGACATGGTTCTTTCTTTTACAGATCTGATTTTGGCAGTGACGACAGTAGAGAGGCTGGCATTTCCACCTGCCAGCTCTTGAGTGGAAGCTATGCATATCAGTTGGTCAGCAGCGCCAAGGAACGAACGTAATGGCAATTGAAACGGTCTGCCTGCTTCCAGAGTATCTTCCCGGGGTTTTATCCTCAAGGATTGTCTCCTCCTCCTGGCAGGAATGCGGCACCGTTTACTCTTTGGTGAAGAGCAAGGACACGTTCTTTGATCCTCAGCCAACACTCAAGATCTGCCCGAACAGGGTGAGAGACCATTTGAGTCACAGCTGAGGAAAAtgaaatttccattttattttgtgcCTTGTGCAGGGAGCACACTAACTCTTCCAGAAACGTGTAAGTGAAAACGAGGTTGAGTTTTGGCCAACAGAAACTCATGGTTATGGCGAGTGACCCAACGTGATCCGGGGGCAAGAGCCACAAAGAACTCATGACAGGCTATACCATGTTGCGGAATGGGGGTGTGGGGAATGGTGGTCAGACGTGTATGTTGCGTTGGTCCAACCGTATCCGACTTCCATGGCTGAGTTTCACACTCTTCATCATTCTGGTCATCTTTCCTCTTATTGCTCACTATTACCTCACCACACTGGATGAGGCTGACGAGGCAGGCAAGCGGATTTTTGGCCCTCGGGCTGGCCACGAGCTCTGTGAGATAAAGCACGTTCTAGACCTTTGCCGCATTCGCGAGTCTGTGAGTGAGGAGCTTTTACAGCTGGAGGCCAAGCGGCAGGAGCTGAACAGTGAAATCGCCAAGCTGAACCTGAAGATCGAAGCCTGTAAGAAGAGCATCGAGAACGCCAAGCAGGACCTGCTGCAGCTCAAGAACGTCATTAGCCAGACAGAGCATTCGTACAAAGAGCTGATGGCGCAGAACCAGCCCAGACTTTCTCTGCCCATCCGGCTGCTTCCTGAGAAGGACGATGTGGGCCTTCCTCCCCCAAAGGTCACCCGGGGTTGCCGGCTTCACAATTGTTTTGATTACTCTCGTTGTCCCCTCACCTCTGGTTTTCCAGTCTATGTGTATGACAGTGATCAGTCTGCCTTTGGCAGCGACCTGGACCCCTTGGTCAAGCAAGCTTTTCAGGCTACAGCACGAGCCAATGTCTATGTGACCGAAAATGCAGACATTGCCTGCCTGTATGTGATACTTGTGGGGGAACTGCAGGAGCCGGTGGTGCTGCGGCCTGCTGACCTTGAGAAGCAGCTGTATTCACTGCCGCACTGGCGGACAGATGGACACAACCACGTCATCATCAATCTGTCCCGGAAGTCGGACACACAGAACTTACTGTACAATGTCAGTACTGGGCGGGCCATGGTGGCCCAGTCTACTTTCTATGCTGCCCAGTATAGACCTGGCTTTGACTTGGTAGTGTCTCCACTAGTCCATGCTATGTCTGAACCCAACTTCATGGAAATCCCGCCCCAGGTGCCAGTTAAGCGGAAGTATCTCTTCACCTTCCAGGGGGAGAAGATTGAATCCCTACGGTCCAGCCTTCAGGAGGCCCGTTCCTTTGAGGAAGAAATGGAGGGTGACCCTCCAGCTGACTATGACGATCGGATCATTGCCACCCTAAAGGCAGTACAGGACAGCAAGTTAGACCAGGTCCTAGTGGAATTCACCTGCAAAAACCAGCCGAAGCCCAGTCTGCCAACTGAGTGGGCGCTGTGTGGGGAGCGGGAAGACCGCCTAGAATTATTGAAGCTTTCCACCTTTGCCCTCATTATCACGCCTGGGGACCCCCACTTGGTTATATCATCCGGGTGTGCCACACGGCTCTTTGAAGCGCTGGAAGTTGGTGCTGTCCCAGTTGTGCTGGGCGAGCAGGTCCAGCTCCCATACCAGGACATGCTTCAGTGGAACGAGGCAGCCCTGGTGGTACCCAAGCCTCGTGTTACCGAGGTTCACTTTCTGTTAAGAAGTCTCTCAGATAGTGACCTGTTAGCCATGAGGCGGCAAGGCCGCTTTCTCTGGGAGACTTATTTCTCCACCGCTGACAGTATTTTTAATACCGTGTTGGCTATGGTCAGGACTCGCATCCAGATCCCAGCTGCTCCCATCCGGGAAGAGGTAGCAGCTGAGATTCCCCACCGTTCAGGAAAGGCGGCTGGCACTGACCCCAACATGGCTGACAATGGGGACCTGGACCTGGGCCCAGTGGAAACAGAGCCACCGTACGCCTCGCCTAAATACCTCCGCAACTTCACTCTGACCGTCACCGACTTTTACCGCAGCTGGAACTCCGCTCCCGGGCCCTTCCACCTTTTCCCCCACACGCCCTTTGACCCCGTGTTGCCCTCTGAGGCCAAATTCTTGGGCTCAGGAACTGGATTTCGACCTATTGGTGGTGGAGCTGGGGGTTCCGGCAAGGAATTCCAGGCAGCGCTGGGAGGCAATGTCCCACGGGAGCAGTTTACAGTCGTGATGCTGACTTACGAGCGGGAGGAGGTGCTGATGAACTCCTTAGAGAGGCTCAACGGCCTCCCTTACCTGAacaaggtggtggtggtgtggaaCTCTCCCAAGCTGCCCTCAGAGGACCTCCTGTGGCCTGATATTGGCGTCCCCATCATGGTAATGGAGACATGGGCAGTTTGTTTCTGTGGCTGTCATGACATTAGCTGTTTCAACTCATAGTAGGagtgtgcatctgttttacagtACAGGAGGTTGAACCTGCGCAGGCTCCTTCTCCTGTGCcatttggttgattttttttttttttttttgaggcaagccttgcagactggctttttctttttatgggaGACATGGCAGGCAGTGGTGGTGCTGGTGGGGAACtggtacgccagggtctccagcccctgcagacaaactccagacatgtgcgccaccttgtgtgcatgtgtgaccttgcacacttgtgtcactttgtgcttctggctttcatggggcctggagagttgaacatgggtgttgcagacaggtttacattgctggtggaaatcaaccaaccaagagaagcttctggggaagagaggtttattttggcttacaggctcaaggggaagctccacgatggcaggggaaaacgatggtatgagcagagggtagacatcaccctcaCCCCCCAgtcaacataagttggacaatagtaacaggagagtgtgccaaacactggcaaggagaactggctgtaacactcataagcctgcccccaacagtacacgcctccaggagacattagttcccaaatctccatcagctgggaacctatcattcagaacacctaagtttatgggggacacctgagtcaaactaccacaatgggttcttaggttttgcagacaagcgcctgaatcactaaaccatctctccagccctgtttgcttttTCATACCTTGTCAGTGCCAttcctgcttctttcttcctAAATCTCTTAGTGCCTCCACAGCCGAAATTGATATGGACCCATGGAAGCTTACAAATCCCCTTGGTTATTTCATAGACCCTCCTACGCTGTCAGGATGGGAACAATGAAAAAAACTCTGAGTCTAGGCACGTATAATGTGACATATGTCATTATCACCATTTCTTCAGTTTACATTTGGGCCATGTAGGGCTTAGAGAAGCTAATTAATTTTAAGACTGTGATGAGTAATAGAGGAGCTGAGCTTTAGCATGTCTGATTAGATGTTTCAGTTTGAATCACTCCCAAAGGATTTGAAAGTCAACGGGAAATGACACAGGTCACTTCCCAGAAGACGAGGGAGCCTGTGGGAGGCTGGCGTTCTTGATCTGTGGGAGTTGAAGATCTTGCACCTCTTTTCTAGAGTATCTTCGCAGGCTCTTCGCATACTTTACTCCATCTCTTGTGGAAAGAAGTGACATGTACAGGAGGCATCTTAGTTGATTATGTTGGGGAGAGCATGGAGACTGAGGGCCTTGTGTATCTTGGCACGTGGAAGGGAGATGCTCGTCCAGACCAGGCTTTAGAGCAGGTGTTAAGCCAATGCTAAGCACTTCTGCCATGTGGGCATTGTCTAGAAAAGGGTTGCAAACCACAATGAGAGGTCTGGTGTGTTGTGCATTGCTAGAACCTTATTGAAGGAAAATTAGGATTTTACTAGGGATGATGTCTCTAGAAGGGGATATCTGCTTGAATCTAGCTTTTAAAGATTGTTTCATTGgacaattaattaatttgaagctACACAGTAGAAACATGATGTATTAGAAAAAGTGTATGTTAGGAGTGACCCACAGCTTGGAGAGAGTTCTGATAGTTAATTTATCTCCTTTGATGTCACTGTTACAGAGAAATCTGGTTATAGGTAAGGGGCTAGGAAAGGTGGTTGGTGAACATTTGGTTCCTGCTTACCTGTTAATGTCAAGGACAAGGGTAGATGCTCTGCTGCTGTGGGCAGCCTTAACTGGTTTCCCTGAAATGGTTTTTTGAGTCATCTACACAATGTCTCCGGGCATAGCTGTCACTATGTATTTCTACAGTACGAAGTACCTAGCGATGGTTATGTTTTTCCTGTTGCTACTGTTACCAGTCagtcttttcatatattttattctttaacgAATTCATCATCTGAGGTTATTCAAAGAATGAAGCATTCTGAAAACTTTTATCCTGCATTTATCTCATGTATAAATAAGAATTTTGTAAacagggggatttttttttatagactTGTTCCCAAATGCATTTACTTACTTCATTGTGCCACTGAAGTTTGTATAAAGGCCTTGCTCTGTGAAAGGACCTGCTGCGCTCATGGTGGGTAGTGAGGCAGCCTTTGTGGTTGtcaaggtggttttttttttttttttttttttttttttttttgagttgggtATGGAGAAGCTGCTGTCATCCCATTAACAGTGACTGAAGTCCATCAAAGAAGTCTCTAGAACAAGTCATTTCTTTAACTGTGGTGGGAAATGAGTAGTCCTCATGGATTACTGGGCAGCCCATTGCAGTAATACTATACACAATTCTGGAAATGCCAGAAACTTCGAACAGGGGCCATTCTAAAGGGCTTTCTATAGTTAGACgtagtggtttttatttttttaatctatttatattttttttggtggtgttgttggttggttgtttttcccTCCCAGATAGCCAGCCTGatacaacatagtaaattccaggtcagcctggactagagtgagaccctacctcaaaagaaagaaagaaaggaagaaaggaagaaaggaagaaaggaagaaaggaaaggaaaggaaagaaagaaagaaagaaagaaagaaagaaagaaaagaaagaaagaaagaaaaaaaagccaggcatggtggctcatgcctttaatcccagcacttgggaggcagaggtaggaggattgccatgagttcgaggtcaccctgagactacatagtgaattcaaggtcagcctgggctaaagtgagaccctacctcaaaaatcaactcAATGTCTGCAAAGGTGGTAAGGGTATAGATAGGGCAAGAACAGACAGCTGCCACCACACCTCTCCTCAGTCATATGGATAGCCACACTTTCTCATCTCGTAAAAATGGCCTCCCTGCCCAGACAGGTACACTGGAGCTGAAATTCTGTTTACAAAGAGCACGTGAAGCCAGTGTCTAAGGATAGAGACAATGAAAGTTACTCTAAGCAAGATACCTTTAAAGAATTAGAAAAGCAGTTTTAAAGCAGAAGGCCTACCAGGTACCCCGATGACAGTCCCTCTCCACTAAGTAGCTAGGGCTTGGCGGTCTGCAGCTGGCAGGCGTACTCCATTTAGGCCTAGTGTCTGACTGGCAGCCAGGCACAGGAGAAGCACAAATCCCCAGTATGTTCTGAAAAGGCGTGCACACTCCCAGGCTGCTGTTTAGCCAGTAAGCTGAGTTCAAGTCATCTTCCCTAAGGACTGGGATACCCTGGGAACCCCCCTACTGCTGAATAAAGACTTGCTAAGCACAGCGTGATCGATAGGCAGGTGTGTCTGGATCGAGGAGGGGAAATCACTTTGAGAAATGTCAGAACAGAGCCCTTGACCTGTGAGGAGGGAACGCCTGCTTACATGCAAGGGCCAGTAATTTCAATAGTTTAAATTCCATCAGTTAAATTCTCTAACTTGAAATGACAGAAGGCAAATGGAGGGCATCCATGTGCCAAGGAATTGAATGTACAGTCTTTTCAAAAACTCCCTACTAGGTTGGGGGCTACCACTGTGAGAGACAGTCTCTGTTTCTGGTGTCCCagatttttgttttccatatgGAATGTGTGATTTTCTCTGGCTGCTTCCCAAGATGTTTTCTTTATGTTTGATTTTCGGTAGTTTAACTATCATATGCTTGATTTTTATCCTAAAAGATGTTGCTATTTTTGTTCTTGTAAGCAGCTAATTTTGTTGGACACAAAGGGAAAGTTCTGGCTCTTGAATGGCTTCCCCATTGTTAAGAGTTCTTTTGTATTTAGCTAGTTTGCTTACCCAGGATGCCTGGGCCAGGAGTAGGTTACAGACCTGCTGTTTAGACAGAGCACATTTTCCTTTCTGGAATTTATACTCTTTTCGGGGGCAGTGGTTGCCCTaagctgttctctctctttcaagctGAATGACCATAGCTTTTGTCTGAGTCCTAGCTGTCCCCGTACCGGTTCTAGCTGAATGTAAGGATGAGAGCAGTAGcagtttcccttcctcccttccctccattATTTACCTGCCTGCAGGAAATGTCTCTCCTGGAATTTTATCTAGAGTCAGTCATTTGCAGGGAGCAGTCTAGTGGGTGCTCACCTAATCTTCCTAGAAGCAGAAGCCTCCAGAtaatcctccccaccccctttattttatttatttttattttattttattttttaggcagagtctcactgtagcacaggctgacttggagctcactctgtagcccaagctggccttgaactcatgctgatcctcctacctcagcctcctcaaggctgggattataggcaggaggCACTATGTTGGGCTCAGATAATCCCTTTTTGACACATGGTCCcaccaaactaaaaaaaaaaaaaaaaaaactatttgagaaatagaaagaggagagaaataatgtctgccactacaaacaaaccccagatccatgtgctactttgtatgggtactgggagattgaacccaggtcattaggctttgcaagcaggtaccttaacagttgagccatttGTCAAGGCCCCCACCAAAATTTTTGGTCtgagttattcatttatttattccaatgtatttaccCATCTTAGTCTTCTTAGGAGTATGGTGAATCCTAAGTAGTGTGGCCTTTTCAGAATACTGTGGGACATGAGACTCTCAGGATCTGTCCTGGGACGCTTCAGGCTTGGGCTGTCATGGAAGTCACCTCTTCTAGTTCTAAAAGTGC is a window from the Jaculus jaculus isolate mJacJac1 chromosome 12, mJacJac1.mat.Y.cur, whole genome shotgun sequence genome containing:
- the Extl3 gene encoding exostosin-like 3 isoform X1 — encoded protein: MTGYTMLRNGGVGNGGQTCMLRWSNRIRLPWLSFTLFIILVIFPLIAHYYLTTLDEADEAGKRIFGPRAGHELCEIKHVLDLCRIRESVSEELLQLEAKRQELNSEIAKLNLKIEACKKSIENAKQDLLQLKNVISQTEHSYKELMAQNQPRLSLPIRLLPEKDDVGLPPPKVTRGCRLHNCFDYSRCPLTSGFPVYVYDSDQSAFGSDLDPLVKQAFQATARANVYVTENADIACLYVILVGELQEPVVLRPADLEKQLYSLPHWRTDGHNHVIINLSRKSDTQNLLYNVSTGRAMVAQSTFYAAQYRPGFDLVVSPLVHAMSEPNFMEIPPQVPVKRKYLFTFQGEKIESLRSSLQEARSFEEEMEGDPPADYDDRIIATLKAVQDSKLDQVLVEFTCKNQPKPSLPTEWALCGEREDRLELLKLSTFALIITPGDPHLVISSGCATRLFEALEVGAVPVVLGEQVQLPYQDMLQWNEAALVVPKPRVTEVHFLLRSLSDSDLLAMRRQGRFLWETYFSTADSIFNTVLAMVRTRIQIPAAPIREEVAAEIPHRSGKAAGTDPNMADNGDLDLGPVETEPPYASPKYLRNFTLTVTDFYRSWNSAPGPFHLFPHTPFDPVLPSEAKFLGSGTGFRPIGGGAGGSGKEFQAALGGNVPREQFTVVMLTYEREEVLMNSLERLNGLPYLNKVVVVWNSPKLPSEDLLWPDIGVPIMVVRTEKNSLNNRFLPWNEIETEAVLSIDDDAHLRHDEIMFGFRVWREARDRIVGFPGRYHAWDIPHQSWLYNSNYSCELSMVLTGAAFFHKYYAYLYSYVMPQAIRDMVDEYINCEDIAMNFLVSHITRKPPIKVTSRWTFRCPGCPQALSHDDSHFHERHKCINFFVKVYGYMPLLYTQFRVDSVLFKTRLPHDKTKCFKFI
- the Extl3 gene encoding exostosin-like 3 isoform X2; this translates as MTGYTMLRNGGVGNGGQTCMLRWSNRIRLPWLSFTLFIILVIFPLIAHYYLTTLDEADEAGKRIFGPRAGHELCEIKHVLDLCRIRESVSEELLQLEAKRQELNSEIAKLNLKIEACKKSIENAKQDLLQLKNVISQTEHSYKELMAQNQPRLSLPIRLLPEKDDVGLPPPKVTRGCRLHNCFDYSRCPLTSGFPVYVYDSDQSAFGSDLDPLVKQAFQATARANVYVTENADIACLYVILVGELQEPVVLRPADLEKQLYSLPHWRTDGHNHVIINLSRKSDTQNLLYNVSTGRAMVAQSTFYAAQYRPGFDLVVSPLVHAMSEPNFMEIPPQVPVKRKYLFTFQGEKIESLRSSLQEARSFEEEMEGDPPADYDDRIIATLKAVQDSKLDQVLVEFTCKNQPKPSLPTEWALCGEREDRLELLKLSTFALIITPGDPHLVISSGCATRLFEALEVGAVPVVLGEQVQLPYQDMLQWNEAALVVPKPRVTEVHFLLRSLSDSDLLAMRRQGRFLWETYFSTADSIFNTVLAMVRTRIQIPAAPIREEVAAEIPHRSGKAAGTDPNMADNGDLDLGPVETEPPYASPKYLRNFTLTVTDFYRSWNSAPGPFHLFPHTPFDPVLPSEAKFLGSGTGFRPIGGGAGGSGKEFQAALGGNVPREQFTVVMLTYEREEVLMNSLERLNGLPYLNKVVVVWNSPKLPSEDLLWPDIGVPIMVVRTEKNSLNNRFLPWNEIETEAVLSIDDDAHLRHDEIMFGFRYHAWDIPHQSWLYNSNYSCELSMVLTGAAFFHKYYAYLYSYVMPQAIRDMVDEYINCEDIAMNFLVSHITRKPPIKVTSRWTFRCPGCPQALSHDDSHFHERHKCINFFVKVYGYMPLLYTQFRVDSVLFKTRLPHDKTKCFKFI